ACTTGCGGGCGAAGCCGACGGCGACACCGACGGCGAAGAGGAGGGGGAGGTTGGAGAAGAGGGCGTTACCGGCCGCGGCGAAGACGGCTGCGACCGGCTCCATCCAGCCCATGCCTGCCCAGCCGGCGACGCCGTCGACACCGAGCAGGTCCGGCTGGCCAAGCCGGAGCAGGAGGCCGGCTGCCGGGAGGGCAGCGATGGGCAGCATGAGGGAGCGACCCACACGCTGGAGCTGGGCGAAGCCGGGGATCGGCTTCTTTACCTTCTTGGCCGGGGCCGCGGCGGCGCCGGCGGTTGCTGCTGTCACGTCAGGCTCCTCATCGAGGGGCGACGGTGGGGGAACCGTCGGGATTTCTTACGTTCCGGGAGGGTTACCCGGGCGGGGTCGTAGACATCTCGTGAAGGATGTCTGGACCAGTTGTGCATACTAGAGCGCCCTAAGATCGTGCGTGTCAAGCGTCGGTAGGGCGCGCCGCAGAAGGCACGTCCGATCCGCTGTCGGAAGGACGGCCATGAAGTACCTGACGGTGCGGGAACACCTGCGCTCGCTCATCGCCGAGGAGCTCGGCGTCGGTGACGCCATCCCCTCCGAGCGTGAGCTGTGCGGGCAGTTCGGGGTCTCCCGAATGACCGTCCGCCAGGCTGTGGACGCCCTCGTCGTCGAGGGTCTCCTCGAACGCGTCCAGGGGCGTGGGACCTTCGTCGCCCAGCCCAAGGTCGACCTCCAGCTCCGGCTCGCCTCCTTCCCCGAGGAGATGCGGCGCCGGGGCATGGAGCCGGACCTGCGCGTGCTCGCCGCCGAGCTCACCGCCGCTACCCCCCAGCTGGCCGCGGCGCTCGAGCTGCCCGTCGGGGCCGACGTCTACTACCTGCGCCGCCTGCGGCTGGCCGACGGGCTGCCGATGGCGGTGGAGCAGAACTGGGTGCCCGCCGCGCTCGTGCCCGACCTCCTCGAGCCGGAGCCCGCGTCGAGCGTCTACGACGCGCTCGCCGAGCGCGAGCTCGCCCCGACGTGGGGAGAGGACGTCATCGAGGCGGTCCAGCTGGACGAGGAGGTTGCCGGGCACCTCGGGATCAGCCCCGGCGCCGCCGGGCTGCAGATCCGCCGCCGCACCTTCTCTGGGGATCTGGCCGTGGACTACGGCGTGTCGGTGTACCGCGGTGACCGATACTCGCTGTGGGTCCCGGTCAGCGCGCCCGGTCCCACCCTGGTGCCCTCCCGGCGTCGTCTCGCCGCGGTGGTCGGTACCCGGAACGAACCGAACCCGAAGGAGGGACTGGCGTGAAGGACATCCACGCGATCCTCGCCGGCCTGGGCGGCATCGACAACATTCGCGAGCTCGAGTCCTGCATCACCCGCCTTCGCGTCGAGGTCGAGGACCCCCAGCAGGTCGACCCCGACGCGCTGCGTGCGGCCGGGGCGCACGGCTCGCTCCAGCGGGGGCGCATCGTCCAGGTCGTCGTCGGCCCCGAGCTCGACGCCCTCCTCGGGGACCTGAGCGAGGAGGCGTGGCGCCGCTCCGACGACGCCTGAGGTCACGACGCCGCACACGTCTGGACCAGTTAAGGTTTCCCTACGCGACGACGCATGGCGCGTCAGTCATCGACACACGGCCGCGGCCGTGGATGAGGAGCACACAATGAGCAAGGCAGAGTCCATCCTCGCGGCCCTCGGTGGCGACGAGAACATCGTCGACCTCGAGGCGTGCATCACCCGGATCCGTGTCGAGGTCGAGGACTCGAGCAAGGTCGACGAGGCCGCGCTGCGCGCCGCCGGGGCCTTCGGCGTCGTCCAGCAGGGCAACGCCATCCAGGTCGTCGTGGGCCCCGAGGCCGACAACATCGTCGAGGACATCGAGGACCTTCGGTGACGGTGCGCGTCCTCGCGCCGGTCGCGGGCACCGTCGTCGCCATGTCCGACGTGCCCGACCCCGTCTTCGCGGGCTCGATCGTCGGCCCCGGCATCGCGGTCGAGCCCGAGGGGGACGGTCAGGTCGACGTCCTGGCCCCCGTCGCCGGCACCATCGTCAAGCTTCACCCGCACGCCTTCGTCATCCTCACCGCGGAGGGCAAGGGCGTCCTGGTCCACCTCGGCCTGGACACCGTCCAGCTCGAGGGCGAAGGGTTCATCCTGCACGCCCAGGAGAAGGACACCGTCAGCGAGGGACAGCTGCTCGTCAGCTGGAGCCCCGCGGAGGTCAAGGCCGGCGGTCGGTCCCCGGTGAGCCCCGTCGTCGCGCTCGAGGGCGCGGCGGACTCCCTCACGCTCGCGGTCGAGCCCGGCGCGCACGTCGCGGCCGGAGACGACCTGTTCACCTGGGAGTGAGGACCGTCGAGGACCTGCGGCTCCGGGTCGGCACCTTCCTGCGCCGGCCCGGTGCCGCCGTGCTGCTCGACCTCGACGGCACGCTCGTCGACTCCGAGCCGATGCAGCGCGCTGCCTTCCACGCCTACTTCGCCTCCCGGGGCTGGGACGTCGGCCATGAGGTCGTGGGCCAGTTCATGGGGCGGCGCGGGCACGAGTCCTTCGCCGCCATCGACGGGCCGTGGCGCGGGGAGGACCCGCGGGAGCTCACCGCTGCCGTGCTCTCCCACCTCGACCACGAGGCCAACCCGCCGGTCGCCGTCCCGGGCGCCGCGGAGGCCATTCGCGGGTGGCGGGCAGCCGGCCTCCCGGTCTCGCTCGTGACCTCGGCGTTCCGCTCGTGGGCCGAGGAGGCGCTCGAGCTGCTCGGCGTCGCCGACCTCGGGGTCCGGCTCGTCACGGCGGAGGACACGCCCGTCGGCAAGCCGCAGCCCGCGCCGTTCCTCCTGGGCGCCGAACGGCTCGGGGTCGACCCGGCCGACTGCCTGGCCGCCGAGGACTCGGTCGCCGGGATCGCCTCCGCCCGTGGCGCCGGCGTCGGGTTCGTCGTCGGCGTGACGACGAGCCTGGGCCACGACGTCCTCGCCCAGGCCGGAGCCGACGCCGTCGTCCCCGACCTCACCCTCCTCGCACCCACCCCCTGACCCACCCCACCCCTCCCGCGAGAGCCGACTTCCGCACGACAGCGGATTAGCGCGCGACAGCGGAGTTGTGTGCGAGAGCCGACTTCCGCACGACAGCGGAGTTGTGTGCGACAGCGGAGTTGCACGCGAGAGCCGACTTCCGCGCGACAGCGGAGTTGCACGCGAGAGCCGACTTCCGCGCGGCAGCGGAGTTGTGCACGACGGCGGAGCCTCGCGTGGGAGCGGCTGCTCGACGTCCGCATGACCAGGGTCTTGTCGCGCCGGCGACGCTGCCCGCCGGCGGAGCCCGAAGATCACTGCCGCCCACACTCCCGGCGCCGATCCGTCACAGGGGACGCGCCGCGTGCGCGCCGTGACCCGAACGGCCGACCGCCCCATGCCTGGTCAGGCACGGGGCGGTCGGCCGTAGTCCGTCATCCCCTGGCGGCTGTCACACACAACTCCGCTCTCGCGCAGAATCCCGCTCTCGTGCGGAAGTCGGCTGTCGCGGAGAGAGGGGTGGGATTGGGGGAGGGTCAGGGCTGGGTGGTGCGGTCGGCGGCCTGGGCGGCGAGGGCACGGCGGACGGCGTCGCGGTCCTCGCTCACCAGCCGGCGCAGCGCGGGCGCGGCGTCGGGGTGGGCGGCGAGCCACTCGTCGGTCCGGGCGAGGAGGTCGACGCCGTGGACGTCGGCCAGCCCCGCGAGCGGGAACGGGTACATGCCCGTGACGACGGTCTGGGCCATCTCGTTGGTCCGCTCGGCCCACACCCGCTCGAGGGAGTCGAAGTAGCGGTCGACGAACGGCACGAGCAGCGCCGGGTCGTGGACGTCGGTGAACCCGTCGACGACGGCGTTCTGGAGGGCGTTCGGCAGTCGCTCGGAGTCGACGACCGACTCCCACACCTGCTCCTTGGCCTCGCGCGTCGGGATGATGGCCCCGGCCCGCGCGGCGGCCTGACGCCCGGCGGCGGTGTTGTCGCGACGGGACTCCGCGGCGATCTCCTCCTCACCCGCGCGCCCGCCGGCCGCGAGGGAGGTGAGCAGCGCCCAGCGCAGGTCGGTGTCCACGGCCAGGCCGGGCAGCGTCGTCGTGCCGTCGAGCAGGCCGGCGACGGTGTCGAGCTGGGACTCGGTCACCGCCTCGTGGGCGAACGCCCGGACGAGCTGGAGCTGGCTGTCCGATCCAGCCTCGGCGGCCTGCGCGATCTCCCACAGCCGGTCGGCGACCCGCGGGGTGAGCTCGGCGCGACTCTCCGGCGCGCTGTAGCCGCGCAGCGCGAGACCGAGCTGGCGCAGCAGGACGAGCAGGACGGTGGAGTCGGTCTGGGCTCCGACGTTGCGCAGCACGAGCTCGATGTACTCGCGGGCCGGCAGCTCGCCGTCACGGGTCATGTCCCAGGCCGCCGCCCAGATGAGGGAGCGGGCGAGGGAGTCCTCGAAGTGGGCGAGGTGCTCGACGGCGGTGCGCAGCGAGTCCTCGTCCAGGCGGACCTTCGCGTAGGCGAGGTCCTCGTCGTTGAGGAGGATGAGCGCCGGGCGCGGACGCCCGACGAGCTCGGGGATCTCGGTCCGCGCGCCGTCGACGTCGGTCTCGACGCGCAGCACGCGCTCCAGGCGGGTGGCGCCGTCGCGCTCGACGACGTCGTACCCGCCGATGACGAGGCGGTGCGGGCGCTGGACGGGGTACTCCTCGGGCACCTCCTGGGTGACGACGAAGGAGGTGATGACGCCGTCGTCGTCGGTCGTCAGCTCGGGCCGCAGCAGGGTGACGCCCGCGCGCTCGAGCCACACCTGGGACCAGGCGGTGAGGTCGCGGCCGCTGGTCGCCTCGAGCTCGGTGAGCAGGTCGCGCAGCTCGGTGTTGCCCCACTCGTGCTTGGCGAAGTACCGGCGCACGCCGGCGAGGAACTCCTCGCGTCCCACCCAGGCGACGAGCTGCTTGAGCACCGAGGCGCCCTTGGCGTAGGTGATGCCGTCGAAGTTCACCTCGACGTCCTCGAGGTCGTTGATCTCCGCGACGATCGGGTGCGTGGAGGGGAGCTGGTCCTGCCGGTAGGCCCAGCCCTTCTCCAGGGAGGAGAAGGTGGTCCACGCCTCGGTCCACTCGGTGGCCTCGGCGGTGGCGAGGGTGGACATGTACTCGGCGAAGGACTCGTTGAGCCACAGGTCGTTCCACCACCGCATGGTCACGAGGTCGCCGAACCACATGTGGGCGAGCTCGTGGAGGATGGTGACGACGCGCCGCTCGACGGTGGCCTCGGGGACCTTGGAGCGGAAGACGTAGTTCTCCAGGAAGGTGACGGCGCCCGCGTTCTCCATCGCGCCGGCGTTGAACTCGGGGACGAAGAGCTGGTCGTACTTCTCGAACGGGTAGGGGCGGTCGAACGTCTTCTCGAAGAACGCGAAGCCGGCCCGGGTGATGTCCATGACGTTCTCGGCGTCGAGGTGCTCGGCGAGCGACGCGCGGCAGAACACGCCGAGGGGGATGGTCCGGCCGTCGGAGCTCGTGAGCTCGCCGGTGACCCGGTGGTAGGGGCCGGCGACGATCGCCGTGATGTAGCTGGAGATCCGCGGCGTCGGGGCGAAGTGCCAGACGGCGGCGCTCTCGTCGCCGTCCGCGGCCTGCGGCTCGGGGGTCGGGGAGTTGGACACGACGGTCCAGTGCTTGGGGGCGCGCACGCTGAAGCGGAACTCGGCCTTGAGGTCGGGCTGCTCGAAGACGGCGAACACGCGCCGGGAGTCGGCGACCTCGAACTGGCTGTAGAGGTAGACCTCGTCGTCGACCGGGTCGACGAAGCGGTGCAGGCCCTCGCCGGTGTGCATGTAGCGGCAGTCGGCGACGACGACGAGCTCGTTGCGCTCGGCAAGGCCCTCGACAGCGACGCGCGCGCCGTCCCAGGCGCGGGGGTCGACCTGGCGGCCGTTGAGCTCGATCTCGTGGACGGCGTCGGCGATGAGGTCGACGAAGGTGCTCGCCCCCGGCGTCGCGGTGAAGGTGATCCGCGTGCGCGAGGCGAAGATCCGGTCCCCCCGGGTGAGGTCGAGGTCGACGTCGTAGCTCTCGACGGCGACGGTCGCGGCGCGGTCCGCGGCCTCCTGACGGGTGAGGTTCTCTCCGGGCACGGTCCCTGCTCCTTCTGCGGTGTGTGCGCGCTTGTCGCGGCCCCCTCGATCCTGCCACGGCGGGCGACCGGGACACATCCGCATAT
Above is a genomic segment from Georgenia wutianyii containing:
- a CDS encoding GntR family transcriptional regulator → MKYLTVREHLRSLIAEELGVGDAIPSERELCGQFGVSRMTVRQAVDALVVEGLLERVQGRGTFVAQPKVDLQLRLASFPEEMRRRGMEPDLRVLAAELTAATPQLAAALELPVGADVYYLRRLRLADGLPMAVEQNWVPAALVPDLLEPEPASSVYDALAERELAPTWGEDVIEAVQLDEEVAGHLGISPGAAGLQIRRRTFSGDLAVDYGVSVYRGDRYSLWVPVSAPGPTLVPSRRRLAAVVGTRNEPNPKEGLA
- a CDS encoding PTS transporter subunit EIIB, giving the protein MKDIHAILAGLGGIDNIRELESCITRLRVEVEDPQQVDPDALRAAGAHGSLQRGRIVQVVVGPELDALLGDLSEEAWRRSDDA
- a CDS encoding glucose PTS transporter subunit EIIB, with the translated sequence MSKAESILAALGGDENIVDLEACITRIRVEVEDSSKVDEAALRAAGAFGVVQQGNAIQVVVGPEADNIVEDIEDLR
- a CDS encoding PTS sugar transporter subunit IIA, giving the protein MTVRVLAPVAGTVVAMSDVPDPVFAGSIVGPGIAVEPEGDGQVDVLAPVAGTIVKLHPHAFVILTAEGKGVLVHLGLDTVQLEGEGFILHAQEKDTVSEGQLLVSWSPAEVKAGGRSPVSPVVALEGAADSLTLAVEPGAHVAAGDDLFTWE
- a CDS encoding HAD family hydrolase, encoding MRTVEDLRLRVGTFLRRPGAAVLLDLDGTLVDSEPMQRAAFHAYFASRGWDVGHEVVGQFMGRRGHESFAAIDGPWRGEDPRELTAAVLSHLDHEANPPVAVPGAAEAIRGWRAAGLPVSLVTSAFRSWAEEALELLGVADLGVRLVTAEDTPVGKPQPAPFLLGAERLGVDPADCLAAEDSVAGIASARGAGVGFVVGVTTSLGHDVLAQAGADAVVPDLTLLAPTP
- the pepN gene encoding aminopeptidase N, with protein sequence MPGENLTRQEAADRAATVAVESYDVDLDLTRGDRIFASRTRITFTATPGASTFVDLIADAVHEIELNGRQVDPRAWDGARVAVEGLAERNELVVVADCRYMHTGEGLHRFVDPVDDEVYLYSQFEVADSRRVFAVFEQPDLKAEFRFSVRAPKHWTVVSNSPTPEPQAADGDESAAVWHFAPTPRISSYITAIVAGPYHRVTGELTSSDGRTIPLGVFCRASLAEHLDAENVMDITRAGFAFFEKTFDRPYPFEKYDQLFVPEFNAGAMENAGAVTFLENYVFRSKVPEATVERRVVTILHELAHMWFGDLVTMRWWNDLWLNESFAEYMSTLATAEATEWTEAWTTFSSLEKGWAYRQDQLPSTHPIVAEINDLEDVEVNFDGITYAKGASVLKQLVAWVGREEFLAGVRRYFAKHEWGNTELRDLLTELEATSGRDLTAWSQVWLERAGVTLLRPELTTDDDGVITSFVVTQEVPEEYPVQRPHRLVIGGYDVVERDGATRLERVLRVETDVDGARTEIPELVGRPRPALILLNDEDLAYAKVRLDEDSLRTAVEHLAHFEDSLARSLIWAAAWDMTRDGELPAREYIELVLRNVGAQTDSTVLLVLLRQLGLALRGYSAPESRAELTPRVADRLWEIAQAAEAGSDSQLQLVRAFAHEAVTESQLDTVAGLLDGTTTLPGLAVDTDLRWALLTSLAAGGRAGEEEIAAESRRDNTAAGRQAAARAGAIIPTREAKEQVWESVVDSERLPNALQNAVVDGFTDVHDPALLVPFVDRYFDSLERVWAERTNEMAQTVVTGMYPFPLAGLADVHGVDLLARTDEWLAAHPDAAPALRRLVSEDRDAVRRALAAQAADRTTQP